From Macaca mulatta isolate MMU2019108-1 chromosome 1, T2T-MMU8v2.0, whole genome shotgun sequence, the proteins below share one genomic window:
- the LOC144336769 gene encoding uncharacterized protein LOC144336769, with product MNEPRPRHKGGGRRWSDGAVEAGPARRGRIERGLPAPIPPPRRPHPEPRLPGRQGCRELARVYDSGGVRAQAGAASRRFGGGWAAPLGRRPASRGSRVRPGGSPEGSVQGGPSGGAGRTWALALRAAVNICAGRSRPPALAIRCCVPCLGGRMRSERKARPGCLAVGPDSHPRPNPPRLQSPASWLSLRSALRENGRLFPGKEHWWRLLGSTRARTRGSERAFGAAAQSVTRWGGGKARAWLQLLLGALSASLGVHVLQ from the coding sequence ATGAATGAGCCCCGGCCGCGCCATAAAGGGGGAGGGCGGAGGTGGAGCGATGGGGCCGTCGAGGCGGGGCCTGCGCGCCGGGGGCGAATCGAACGCGGCCTCCCCGCGCCGATCCCGCCCCCGCGCCGGCCCCACCCCGAGCCCCGCCTCCCAGGCCGCCAAGGCTGCCGCGAGCTCGCGCGGGTGTACGATTCTGGCGGCGTGAGGGCCCAGGCGGGCGCCGCTTCCAGAAGGTTCGGTGGCGGTTGGGCCGCGCCGCTGGGGAGAAGGCCCGCGAGCCGCGGCAGCCGCGTCCGACCCGGTGGCAGTCCGGAGGGAAGCGTCCAGGGCGGCCCAAGTGGCGGAGCGGGGCGGACTTGGGCCCTCGCTCTCCGCGCGGCGGTAAATATTTGTGCTGGGCGTTCCCGGCCGCCCGCGCTGGCGATTCGCTGCTGCGTCCCGTGCCTGGGCGGCCGGATGAGGTCAGAGCGGAAGGCGCGGCCCGGGTGCCTGGCAGTCGGGCCCGATTCCCACCCCCGCCCCAACCCACCCCGGCTCCAGTCGCCCGCATCGTGGCTCTCGCTACGATCGGCCCTAAGAGAGAATGGAAGGCTGTTTCCTGGAAAGGAGCATTGGTGGCGGCTGCTGGGAAGCACACGGGCGCGCACACGGGGATCGGAACGGGCCTTTGGTGCCGCAGCACAAAGCGTCACGAGATGGGGAGGAGGAAAGGCCCGCGCCTGGCTGCAGCTTTTACTGGGAGCGCTGAGCGCCAGCCTGGGGGTGCACGTGTTGCAGTGA